One part of the Flavobacterium johnsoniae UW101 genome encodes these proteins:
- a CDS encoding RagB/SusD family nutrient uptake outer membrane protein, with amino-acid sequence MKKSIITFLFSAGLLVSCTDLEVTPTSFVTEDQYFVTQDDAVASVTAVYASLSLDPGEQSLFGRNLYFLTDMGSDYAAAGVSATNPQVRAMSSLTHDATNDRVQVAWRQIYAGINRANVSIDNIPKVSGSEVVKTRLINEAKFIRGLLYFQAVRIWGGVPIVLHEPTTIELESLKTKRRTVDEVYAQIISDLTAAEALPATYTAADAGRATSGAAKAILAKVYLTRKDWPNAILKSREVINGGYGYALFENFQDIFTKTKKNGKEHIFSVQFEPNQAGNGSSGSTFQATSFTGFTATEPADIISDVALFYDIYAPGDTRRDVSYAKQLLNPTTGTLYTFPKPIFKKYLDLTNLATPGNVAINFPIIRYADILLSLAEAINEQGTPTPEAFELLNQVRRRAYGKAITTPDPTVDLAGLDQAGFRAAIQEERKKEFVQEGQRWFDLVRWGTLVTEVKKVTAKNSVSERNNLYPIPQSERNIDPAGLPQNPGY; translated from the coding sequence ATGAAAAAGAGTATTATAACATTCCTTTTTAGTGCCGGTTTATTAGTATCGTGCACGGACCTTGAGGTAACACCAACCTCATTTGTTACCGAAGATCAATACTTCGTAACCCAAGACGATGCCGTTGCAAGTGTAACTGCCGTATATGCTTCATTAAGCCTTGATCCGGGTGAGCAGAGTTTATTTGGAAGAAACCTATATTTTTTAACTGATATGGGTTCTGATTATGCTGCTGCCGGAGTTTCGGCAACAAACCCGCAGGTTAGAGCAATGAGCAGTTTAACTCATGATGCCACTAACGACCGTGTTCAGGTAGCGTGGAGACAAATTTATGCAGGAATCAACAGAGCCAATGTTTCTATTGATAATATCCCAAAAGTATCAGGATCTGAAGTCGTTAAGACAAGATTAATCAACGAAGCCAAATTTATTAGAGGTCTTCTTTATTTTCAGGCTGTTCGTATTTGGGGAGGCGTGCCAATTGTTCTGCATGAGCCTACTACTATCGAGCTTGAAAGTTTAAAAACAAAAAGAAGAACTGTAGACGAAGTGTATGCCCAAATTATTTCTGACTTAACAGCCGCAGAAGCACTGCCTGCCACATATACTGCTGCAGATGCAGGACGCGCAACATCTGGTGCGGCAAAAGCAATTTTAGCAAAAGTTTATCTGACAAGAAAAGACTGGCCTAATGCAATTTTAAAATCGAGAGAAGTAATTAATGGAGGTTACGGATATGCATTATTCGAAAACTTTCAGGACATTTTTACTAAAACAAAAAAGAACGGAAAAGAACATATTTTCTCTGTTCAGTTTGAGCCGAATCAGGCCGGAAACGGATCAAGCGGCAGTACGTTTCAGGCGACTTCTTTTACAGGTTTTACAGCAACAGAACCGGCAGATATTATTTCGGATGTAGCTTTGTTTTATGACATTTATGCTCCCGGAGATACCCGCAGAGATGTAAGTTATGCTAAACAGCTGTTGAACCCAACAACCGGAACATTGTATACTTTTCCTAAACCAATTTTTAAAAAATATCTGGATTTAACCAATTTGGCGACACCAGGAAACGTAGCAATCAATTTCCCTATTATTCGTTATGCCGACATTTTATTGTCTTTGGCAGAAGCTATAAACGAACAAGGCACACCAACTCCTGAAGCTTTTGAACTTCTGAATCAGGTGCGAAGAAGAGCTTACGGAAAAGCCATTACAACACCAGACCCAACAGTAGATTTAGCAGGATTAGATCAGGCAGGTTTTAGGGCTGCCATTCAGGAAGAACGCAAAAAAGAATTCGTTCAGGAAGGACAGCGCTGGTTTGACTTAGTCCGTTGGGGAACTCTGGTTACCGAAGTGAAAAAAGTAACAGCTAAAAATTCGGTTTCAGAAAGAAACAACCTTTACCCTATTCCACAAAGTGAAAGAAATATTGATCCGGCAGGTTTACCGCAAAACCCTGGATATTAA